One window from the genome of Pseudobdellovibrionaceae bacterium encodes:
- a CDS encoding Ku protein, translating to MAKKKTTKKAAKKTRSRKTTKSGKPERGLWSGAISFGLVNVPVRVVSAKEQPDLHFTMLDPSNLSPVGYKYYNKATGEEISRAKTVKAFEHEKGRYVIMTEADFKRANPKATQTIDIESFAKLDEIDPVFFERAYYLLPNKGGQKGYKLLVDALRNTGKVAISKIVLHTKQHLAALIPRGDFLLLELLHFAEDVKELSELGDWREEVPVSKSVSKEVAMAESLIEDMTEPWKPKEFHNTYREDIMKVVKAKVKSGKATEINEDYEESGKEETGQVLDLMPLLRKSLESKRGGKAKRAAH from the coding sequence ATGGCGAAGAAAAAAACGACGAAAAAAGCGGCTAAAAAAACGCGGTCAAGAAAAACGACGAAGTCAGGAAAACCCGAACGTGGGCTATGGAGCGGCGCGATCAGCTTCGGCTTGGTGAACGTCCCGGTCCGGGTGGTCTCGGCCAAAGAGCAGCCCGATCTGCATTTCACGATGCTCGATCCGTCGAATCTGTCCCCGGTCGGGTACAAATACTACAACAAAGCGACGGGCGAAGAGATCTCCCGCGCGAAAACGGTGAAGGCCTTTGAACACGAAAAAGGCCGCTACGTCATCATGACCGAAGCGGACTTCAAACGCGCCAACCCCAAGGCGACCCAAACGATCGACATCGAAAGCTTCGCGAAGCTCGACGAAATCGATCCCGTTTTCTTCGAGCGCGCTTATTATCTGCTGCCGAACAAAGGAGGGCAGAAGGGATATAAGCTCTTGGTCGATGCGCTTCGTAACACCGGCAAGGTGGCCATTTCGAAAATCGTTCTGCATACGAAGCAACACCTGGCCGCGCTGATTCCCCGCGGGGACTTTCTGCTTTTGGAGCTTCTGCATTTCGCCGAGGACGTGAAAGAGCTTTCCGAGTTGGGAGATTGGCGGGAAGAAGTGCCGGTTTCGAAGAGCGTTTCCAAAGAGGTCGCCATGGCCGAGAGCTTGATCGAAGACATGACCGAACCTTGGAAGCCCAAGGAGTTTCACAATACCTACCGCGAGGACATCATGAAGGTGGTGAAAGCGAAGGTGAAATCCGGCAAGGCGACCGAAATCAACGAAGATTATGAAGAGTCGGGAAAAGAGGAAACCGGCCAGGTGTTGGATTTGATGCCGCTCCTTCGCAAATCCCTCGAATCCAAACGCGGCGGCAAAGCGAAACGCGCCGCCCACTAA
- a CDS encoding TetR/AcrR family transcriptional regulator, with translation MQIKKDDVRMNIAATALKLFCQRGFAETSMSDIAHSAKISTGNIYRYYRDKEALFAEILPDKFIRSIKTEINQLMILASHEVDFYKKTEGEYQAHLEHLIQILFENRERILILLSADPQSPHRRFRQTLEALLVRQAIRYLRQVHGRRNLDATERRLLQMIYRSFVENSFQILRQAATEKSYRHQLRRLRSYHLPGLKSYFEELSQRGTP, from the coding sequence GTGCAGATCAAAAAAGACGACGTCCGAATGAATATCGCCGCAACGGCCCTCAAGCTCTTCTGCCAAAGAGGCTTCGCCGAAACCTCAATGTCGGATATCGCGCATTCGGCGAAAATCTCCACTGGCAATATCTATCGTTACTATCGGGACAAAGAGGCCCTCTTCGCCGAAATTTTGCCCGACAAATTCATCCGGTCGATAAAGACCGAGATCAATCAATTGATGATATTGGCCTCCCACGAAGTGGACTTCTACAAAAAAACCGAGGGCGAATATCAGGCGCACCTTGAACATCTTATCCAGATCCTCTTTGAAAATCGGGAACGCATTCTGATTTTGCTGAGCGCCGACCCTCAATCCCCCCATAGACGATTTCGCCAAACGCTCGAGGCCCTCTTGGTTCGTCAGGCGATTCGTTACTTGCGACAAGTTCACGGTCGACGAAACTTGGACGCAACCGAGCGTCGCCTGCTACAGATGATCTACCGCTCATTTGTCGAAAATAGTTTTCAAATCCTTCGGCAGGCGGCGACGGAGAAGTCCTACCGTCACCAATTGCGACGACTTCGCAGTTACCATCTACCGGGTCTCAAATCCTATTTCGAAGAGCTCTCTCAGAGAGGAACTCCGTGA
- a CDS encoding DEAD/DEAH box helicase family protein, with protein sequence MNKKIIHLPITDFAIPAPRRGSIDAHSGLGRASQAGIEIHQKVQLERAQDFSDYEAEVAVEHEFETEDYIFRVGGRMDGVFRSEKSFKIEEIKTSFNIFDLMHKLRESQDDHPYCLQLLTYGYIQFQASGRFPELRLHLVSTRNGETADLSLRLNLDEYEAWLKRRLGELVDEAHAEEKRIERRKKAAAAFQFPFERPRPGQVELIQQIEEGMKDAHPMMFQAPTGLGKTIGVMYPTLKEALARGQKLIYITPKNSQHAVAEDAVTRLQEEGAKLKSLTITAKSKMCMKNEPLCNPDYCEFARDHYTKVSEHRLVEELRKKRKLTAKTFKKIAESHTVCPFELQLDAAADVDTVICDYNYVFAPRSAFGRLAKEGLVIKGKPNLVIDEAHNLPGRAIDMYSPQLSVFALLKLREEGGKLPGKFAGEFLAILNSCIAVVQSCGNPGQAKAHEIEPPIESFMLQDVEVRQFLSAYLASDIEIPARDPVLSLAFSWSEFTGALEYVMRGNEAEGAPRRFFTTYTPNPGTVKITCCDASAFLRESYDDFAQVVAFSATLKPFEYYAKLSGLEGEGLKTAEFVSPFDPVRRKLLVIPQISSKYSERERNYPRIAETIARVVKLKKGNYVAFFPSFDFMERTLAQFEAPEGFRLLRQERFMKRDDVDEVLERLADPAFDHLLFAVQGGVFSEGVDYPGRMLIGAFVVGPPLPSFDLEREKMREYYEKNYQAGFDYAYTYPAMAKAVQSAGRVIRSETDRGLIVLMDNRFLDASYSKSMPSDWFRTHPSELVSNRILAEIREFWEGEHP encoded by the coding sequence ATGAATAAGAAAATCATCCATCTTCCCATCACCGATTTCGCGATCCCGGCGCCCCGTCGCGGCTCGATCGACGCGCATTCTGGGCTCGGCCGCGCCTCGCAGGCGGGCATCGAGATCCATCAAAAAGTACAGCTCGAGCGCGCCCAGGATTTTTCGGATTACGAAGCCGAAGTCGCGGTCGAACACGAATTCGAAACCGAAGACTATATTTTTCGCGTCGGCGGACGGATGGACGGGGTTTTTCGCTCCGAGAAATCTTTTAAGATCGAAGAGATCAAAACGAGCTTCAACATCTTCGATCTCATGCACAAGCTGCGCGAGTCGCAGGACGATCATCCTTACTGTTTGCAACTTCTGACCTACGGCTACATCCAGTTCCAAGCGAGTGGTCGCTTTCCGGAATTGCGTTTGCATCTGGTTTCGACCCGCAATGGGGAAACGGCGGATCTGAGCCTGCGTTTGAACTTGGACGAATACGAAGCCTGGTTGAAGCGGCGCCTGGGCGAGCTGGTCGATGAGGCGCATGCGGAGGAAAAACGCATCGAGCGTCGCAAGAAAGCGGCGGCGGCCTTTCAGTTTCCGTTCGAGCGTCCGCGGCCCGGGCAGGTCGAGCTGATCCAGCAGATCGAAGAGGGGATGAAGGACGCCCACCCCATGATGTTCCAGGCCCCGACGGGCCTCGGGAAAACCATCGGGGTCATGTATCCGACTTTGAAAGAGGCCTTGGCGCGCGGACAAAAGCTCATCTACATCACGCCCAAAAATAGCCAGCACGCGGTGGCCGAGGACGCGGTCACGCGGCTGCAAGAAGAGGGCGCGAAACTGAAGTCGCTGACGATCACGGCGAAGTCGAAGATGTGCATGAAGAATGAACCGCTGTGCAATCCGGACTATTGCGAGTTCGCGCGGGATCACTACACAAAAGTCAGCGAACATCGTTTGGTCGAAGAACTGCGCAAGAAACGCAAACTCACGGCCAAGACGTTCAAAAAGATCGCCGAGTCCCATACCGTTTGTCCGTTCGAGCTTCAGCTCGACGCGGCCGCCGACGTGGACACGGTGATCTGCGATTACAATTACGTCTTTGCGCCGCGCTCGGCCTTCGGGCGTCTGGCGAAAGAGGGGCTGGTCATCAAGGGAAAGCCCAACCTCGTGATCGACGAGGCCCACAACCTGCCGGGCCGCGCGATCGACATGTACTCGCCGCAGCTTTCGGTTTTCGCGCTTTTGAAGTTGCGCGAAGAGGGCGGCAAACTTCCCGGAAAGTTCGCGGGCGAATTTTTGGCGATTCTGAACAGCTGCATCGCCGTGGTGCAAAGCTGCGGAAACCCCGGCCAAGCCAAGGCGCACGAGATCGAACCACCCATCGAGAGTTTCATGTTGCAAGACGTGGAGGTCCGGCAGTTCCTGTCCGCTTATCTGGCCAGCGACATCGAGATCCCCGCGCGGGACCCGGTGCTCAGCCTCGCGTTCAGCTGGTCCGAGTTCACCGGCGCTTTGGAGTACGTCATGCGCGGCAATGAAGCGGAGGGCGCGCCCCGTCGCTTCTTCACGACCTATACGCCCAATCCCGGAACGGTGAAGATCACCTGCTGCGACGCCTCGGCCTTTTTGCGCGAGTCCTACGACGACTTCGCCCAGGTCGTGGCGTTCTCGGCGACGCTGAAGCCCTTCGAGTACTACGCGAAGCTTTCGGGCCTGGAGGGGGAAGGTCTCAAGACCGCCGAGTTCGTCTCGCCGTTCGATCCCGTCCGGCGCAAACTTCTGGTCATCCCGCAGATCTCGAGCAAGTACAGCGAGCGTGAACGGAATTATCCGCGCATCGCCGAAACCATCGCGCGGGTGGTGAAGCTGAAAAAGGGGAACTACGTCGCGTTCTTCCCGAGCTTCGATTTCATGGAGCGTACGCTTGCGCAGTTCGAAGCGCCCGAAGGCTTCCGCTTGCTACGTCAAGAGCGCTTCATGAAACGGGACGACGTGGACGAGGTCCTCGAACGTCTGGCCGATCCGGCCTTCGATCATCTGCTCTTCGCGGTGCAGGGGGGCGTTTTCTCGGAGGGCGTGGATTATCCGGGACGCATGCTGATCGGCGCTTTCGTGGTGGGGCCGCCGCTCCCGAGCTTCGATCTGGAGCGCGAAAAGATGCGCGAGTACTACGAGAAAAACTATCAGGCGGGTTTCGACTACGCCTACACCTATCCCGCCATGGCGAAGGCCGTACAGTCGGCGGGCCGGGTGATCCGCTCCGAGACGGACCGGGGCCTCATCGTCTTGATGGACAATCGGTTTCTAGATGCGAGCTACTCGAAGTCGATGCCGTCGGATTGGTTTCGCACGCATCCGTCGGAGCTCGTTTCGAACCGCATCCTGGCCGAGATCCGCGAGTTCTGGGAGGGGGAGCACCCCTAG
- a CDS encoding acetyl-CoA hydrolase: MRETDRLEEALEALWDLRSDKLRIATPLGLGKPNRLLNALYAKFRDQASATPKRLEVFTALSLDPPTPGSDLERRFLEPFLDRHFGKDYPRLEFVEDLKKGRVPEHIRIHEFYAQAGAYLGKTMAQRDYVSLNYTHVARALKERGLDALVQLVARHPDDPTRFSLSCNSDLTLDVNDLFTEKPLFKIAVVHPDLPFLGGDAEVGADFFDLVYTPPGPQPELFALPLNSLDPVDHLIGFHASRLVRDGGTLQVGIGSLSDALVASLLWRQRANATYSAAAAEVPPPPVPVHEGTFAEGLYGTSEMMMDGFMHLRQAGILKREICDLDEKRRRYMHAAFFLGSKDFYSWLRTLSGADYEGLSMTRVSKVNDLYDANEWALRRQRKHARFFNTCMKVSLLGGAMSDTLNDGQVVSGIGGQYNFVAMSHELKDAHSVLLLRSVRTHKGRRESNITTDLRHLSIPRHLRDLVVTEYGIANLKGKSDEECIQALIHIADAEFQDELAAWGIANKKLSSQYRVPEAARANTPTQLRSFVEKHRAHFQDEPFGTSFTPVENRLKPALLKLREASPLARLRYVWRGIGAPDFAEEIHRLELASPSGWDERFTQWAVRGALK; this comes from the coding sequence ATGCGCGAAACCGATCGTCTCGAAGAAGCCCTCGAAGCCCTGTGGGATCTGCGCTCCGACAAACTTCGGATCGCCACCCCGCTGGGCTTGGGTAAACCGAATCGTTTGCTGAACGCGCTGTACGCCAAGTTCCGCGATCAGGCATCGGCTACGCCGAAACGGCTCGAGGTCTTCACCGCCCTTTCGCTGGATCCGCCGACGCCGGGCTCGGATCTGGAGCGGCGTTTTTTAGAGCCGTTTTTGGACCGACACTTCGGTAAGGACTATCCCCGACTGGAGTTCGTCGAGGACTTGAAGAAGGGCCGCGTTCCCGAACACATCCGTATCCACGAATTCTACGCGCAGGCCGGCGCTTACCTCGGTAAGACGATGGCCCAACGCGATTACGTCAGTCTGAACTACACGCACGTCGCCCGCGCGCTGAAGGAACGTGGACTGGACGCCCTCGTGCAGCTCGTGGCGCGACATCCGGACGATCCCACGCGCTTCAGCCTGAGCTGCAACTCGGACCTGACGCTCGATGTGAACGACCTTTTCACCGAAAAGCCGTTGTTCAAAATCGCGGTCGTTCATCCCGACTTGCCGTTTCTGGGCGGCGACGCCGAAGTCGGTGCGGACTTCTTCGACCTCGTCTACACGCCGCCAGGGCCGCAGCCCGAACTTTTCGCGCTCCCACTCAATAGCCTGGATCCCGTCGATCACTTGATCGGTTTTCATGCCTCGCGTTTGGTCCGCGACGGCGGCACGTTGCAGGTCGGGATCGGTTCGCTGTCGGATGCGCTGGTCGCCTCATTACTTTGGCGTCAGCGTGCGAATGCGACCTACTCGGCCGCCGCCGCCGAAGTTCCCCCACCGCCAGTCCCCGTTCACGAGGGCACCTTCGCGGAGGGTCTCTACGGCACGAGCGAGATGATGATGGACGGCTTCATGCATTTACGCCAGGCCGGCATCTTGAAACGCGAGATCTGCGATCTGGATGAAAAACGTCGACGCTATATGCACGCGGCCTTCTTTCTGGGTTCGAAGGACTTCTACAGCTGGTTACGGACCTTGAGTGGAGCGGACTACGAAGGGCTTTCGATGACCCGGGTTTCGAAAGTGAACGACCTCTACGACGCGAACGAGTGGGCCTTGCGCCGCCAGCGCAAGCACGCGCGCTTTTTCAATACCTGCATGAAGGTTTCGCTTCTGGGCGGCGCCATGTCGGACACCCTGAACGACGGACAGGTCGTCAGCGGGATCGGTGGACAATACAATTTCGTGGCGATGAGCCACGAGCTCAAAGATGCGCATTCGGTTTTACTTCTGCGCTCGGTCCGGACCCACAAGGGCCGACGCGAATCGAACATCACGACCGATCTGCGCCATCTCTCCATCCCAAGACATCTGCGCGATCTGGTGGTGACCGAGTACGGAATCGCGAATCTGAAAGGCAAAAGCGACGAAGAGTGCATCCAGGCGTTGATCCACATCGCCGACGCTGAATTTCAAGACGAACTCGCCGCCTGGGGTATCGCGAACAAAAAGTTAAGCTCCCAGTACCGCGTCCCCGAGGCCGCGCGGGCCAATACGCCCACGCAGCTTCGAAGCTTCGTCGAAAAGCACCGGGCGCACTTTCAAGACGAACCTTTCGGAACGAGCTTTACGCCCGTCGAGAATCGTTTGAAACCCGCGCTGCTCAAACTGCGCGAAGCTTCGCCCCTCGCACGTCTGCGGTACGTCTGGAGGGGGATCGGCGCTCCAGATTTCGCCGAAGAAATTCACCGTCTGGAGCTCGCTTCCCCAAGTGGCTGGGACGAACGCTTCACTCAGTGGGCCGTGCGCGGAGCGCTGAAGTAG
- a CDS encoding hemerythrin domain-containing protein — MTQYRKSSDRKMSMDSQDIVELILEDHKALKDCIKIMKDSDKDMALRAQAFEEFCILLPLHAKPEERTLYRAMKSGDMREEGLEGDVEHHISDQLLEEAKNTDDGDLWSARVKVLAEVVEHHIEEEEDEMLPQYRGQSKVDERRQLGEEFLRLKTAMLTSADEPQVAEPAPLMQ, encoded by the coding sequence ATGACTCAATATCGCAAAAGCAGTGACCGCAAGATGTCCATGGATAGCCAGGACATCGTCGAACTCATTTTAGAAGATCACAAAGCGCTCAAAGACTGCATCAAAATCATGAAGGACTCCGACAAAGACATGGCCCTGCGTGCACAGGCCTTCGAGGAGTTCTGCATCCTGCTTCCGCTGCACGCCAAACCCGAAGAACGGACTTTGTATCGCGCCATGAAATCGGGTGACATGCGCGAAGAAGGCCTGGAAGGCGACGTCGAACACCATATCTCCGACCAGCTTCTGGAAGAGGCGAAAAACACCGACGACGGCGATCTATGGTCGGCCCGCGTGAAGGTGCTGGCCGAAGTCGTTGAGCACCACATCGAAGAGGAAGAAGACGAGATGCTGCCCCAGTACCGCGGCCAATCGAAAGTCGACGAGCGCCGCCAGCTGGGTGAAGAGTTCTTGCGCTTGAAAACCGCGATGCTCACCAGCGCCGACGAGCCGCAAGTTGCGGAACCCGCGCCGCTGATGCAATAG
- a CDS encoding cysteine hydrolase — MRHRAALLILDMLNDFDFPEAPQLMPAARRAARHIRALKARMRRSRYPVIYVNDNYGDWRIDANSLFQRMTRPECPGREIATLLRPEPEDYFVIKPKHSGFFETPLHQMLQDLRIDHLVLTGIAGNICVLFTAHDAHMRGYRITVPSDAIASNRASETKTTLTQLRDVLRASTPKSSGLPRAWQGRTS, encoded by the coding sequence ATGCGACACCGGGCCGCCCTCCTCATCTTAGATATGCTCAATGACTTCGATTTTCCCGAGGCCCCGCAGCTGATGCCCGCCGCGCGTCGGGCCGCACGCCACATCCGGGCTTTGAAAGCGCGGATGCGCCGATCACGTTATCCCGTCATTTATGTGAACGACAATTACGGGGACTGGCGTATCGACGCGAATTCGCTTTTTCAACGGATGACCCGGCCGGAGTGCCCGGGCCGCGAGATCGCGACGCTGCTACGCCCGGAACCCGAGGACTATTTCGTCATCAAGCCGAAGCATTCCGGATTTTTCGAAACCCCGCTGCATCAAATGCTGCAGGATCTGCGTATCGACCATCTGGTATTGACCGGCATCGCCGGAAACATCTGCGTGCTTTTCACCGCGCACGACGCGCACATGCGGGGCTACCGAATCACCGTGCCGTCCGACGCGATCGCTTCGAACCGGGCATCCGAAACCAAAACGACGCTCACGCAGCTGCGGGACGTCTTGCGTGCGTCGACGCCGAAGTCCTCGGGACTGCCGCGCGCGTGGCAAGGGAGGACTTCGTGA
- a CDS encoding ligase-associated DNA damage response exonuclease, with product MLNLAKEGLYCRAGDFFIDPRRGVKDAVITHAHADHARRGSETYHVVKSGVDLLLARLGRKINVRAYDYGEVFELGAARVSFHPAGHILGSCQVRIEVGGEVWVASGDYKREADPTCEPFEVVKCDVFVTEATFGTPAYRWPKQADLGGQIMEWWRRNAARGENSVLFGYSLGKTQRILGELSDLSERPIYCHDAAAEINLAYRRQGIALAETICLSGVDESTRLEGELILAPQAFLKSPQAVILGNRFRTAFASGWMAGGRAFGYDTGFVMSDHADWDDLVRTCVETGAKRIYVQHRGAGALVRHLRELGIKAYPEEELTLQNPDQMAFF from the coding sequence ATGCTGAACTTGGCCAAGGAAGGACTTTATTGCCGAGCGGGGGACTTCTTCATCGACCCGCGACGGGGCGTCAAAGACGCCGTGATTACGCATGCCCATGCGGATCACGCCCGTCGGGGCAGCGAGACCTACCATGTGGTCAAAAGCGGGGTGGATCTTCTGCTCGCGCGCCTGGGTCGCAAGATCAACGTGCGCGCCTACGACTACGGCGAAGTTTTCGAGCTCGGCGCGGCCCGCGTATCCTTTCATCCGGCGGGACATATTCTGGGTTCGTGTCAGGTGCGCATCGAGGTCGGCGGCGAAGTGTGGGTGGCCTCGGGGGACTATAAACGTGAAGCCGATCCGACCTGCGAGCCCTTCGAGGTGGTGAAGTGCGACGTCTTCGTCACCGAGGCGACCTTCGGGACGCCCGCTTACCGCTGGCCGAAACAGGCCGACCTCGGCGGGCAGATCATGGAGTGGTGGCGCCGCAACGCCGCGCGCGGCGAGAACTCGGTGCTCTTCGGTTACTCTTTGGGAAAAACCCAGCGCATCCTCGGTGAATTGAGCGATTTGTCCGAGCGTCCGATCTACTGTCACGACGCCGCGGCCGAAATCAATCTCGCCTACCGACGTCAGGGCATCGCCCTTGCCGAGACGATCTGTTTGAGCGGCGTGGACGAGTCCACGCGTTTGGAAGGAGAACTCATCCTCGCGCCCCAGGCTTTTCTGAAATCCCCGCAGGCCGTGATTTTAGGGAATCGCTTCCGGACCGCGTTCGCCTCGGGCTGGATGGCGGGGGGACGCGCCTTCGGATACGATACGGGCTTCGTGATGAGCGATCACGCGGATTGGGACGATCTGGTCCGCACCTGCGTCGAGACGGGGGCGAAACGCATCTACGTTCAGCACCGGGGGGCGGGCGCGCTCGTCCGTCATCTGCGAGAGCTCGGGATCAAGGCCTATCCCGAAGAGGAATTGACTCTCCAAAACCCCGATCAGATGGCGTTTTTCTGA
- a CDS encoding erythromycin esterase family protein, whose protein sequence is MKYREADAKHFELDLAAAAVKLARPWREKQDLSPVARELAEARVVMLGEATHGTQEFYALRARLTQELIQNHGFNIVAVEGDWPACQRIDDYVQGRDPVGADPLRGFMRWPTWMWANTEVAKFTQWLRAHNERSARPVGFYGLDVYSLFESIDETLKYLRGFDPFLAATVRGRYDCFAPFQKDERTYAKSLIPYPEGCADEVTSILRDLLRLRVQPDADSSHRLFSARQNARIVANAEDYYRTMVHGGDDSWNVRDRHMLETLEQILEHRGEDARAVVWAHNTHIGDHRATDMREEGLVNIGGLARMKWGEDEVRLVGFGTFKGEVIAGAAWGGQTQVMKIPAARPGTLEDILHSVADAIGSPQFYLPLRKAPDIFDQKVDHRAIGVVFNPATERFGNYVPTELRRCYDTFVFVDRTSALVPIPHGVDRKEIPETWPQGL, encoded by the coding sequence ATGAAATACCGCGAGGCCGATGCGAAACATTTCGAACTCGATCTCGCCGCCGCCGCGGTCAAACTCGCCCGTCCTTGGCGCGAGAAGCAGGATCTGTCCCCCGTCGCCCGCGAACTCGCCGAGGCCCGCGTCGTCATGCTGGGCGAGGCCACCCACGGAACTCAGGAGTTCTACGCCCTTCGCGCCCGTTTAACCCAAGAGCTCATTCAGAATCACGGTTTCAACATCGTGGCCGTGGAAGGCGACTGGCCCGCCTGTCAGCGTATCGACGACTATGTCCAAGGTCGCGATCCCGTCGGCGCGGACCCTTTGCGCGGATTCATGCGCTGGCCGACCTGGATGTGGGCCAACACCGAAGTCGCCAAATTCACGCAGTGGCTACGCGCGCACAACGAACGCAGCGCGCGCCCCGTGGGTTTTTATGGGCTGGACGTCTACTCGCTGTTTGAATCCATCGACGAAACGCTCAAATACTTACGGGGCTTCGATCCCTTTCTGGCTGCGACCGTACGTGGACGTTATGACTGCTTCGCGCCCTTTCAAAAAGATGAACGCACCTACGCGAAAAGTCTGATCCCGTATCCCGAGGGCTGTGCGGACGAGGTGACCTCGATCTTGCGCGATCTCCTGAGGCTACGCGTCCAACCCGATGCCGATTCGTCCCACCGGCTTTTCAGCGCGCGGCAAAACGCGCGCATCGTGGCGAACGCGGAAGACTACTACCGCACCATGGTCCACGGCGGCGACGACTCATGGAACGTGCGTGACCGTCACATGCTGGAGACGCTCGAGCAGATTCTCGAGCACCGCGGGGAGGACGCCCGCGCCGTGGTCTGGGCGCACAACACCCACATCGGCGATCACCGCGCGACCGACATGCGGGAAGAGGGGCTCGTGAACATCGGGGGCCTGGCGCGCATGAAGTGGGGCGAAGACGAAGTCCGATTGGTCGGCTTCGGTACCTTCAAAGGAGAAGTCATCGCGGGTGCCGCGTGGGGTGGCCAAACCCAAGTGATGAAGATCCCGGCCGCAAGGCCCGGCACGCTCGAGGACATCCTGCACTCGGTTGCCGACGCGATCGGCAGCCCGCAGTTTTATCTGCCGCTACGGAAGGCGCCGGACATTTTCGACCAGAAAGTGGATCACCGCGCGATCGGCGTCGTCTTCAATCCCGCGACCGAACGCTTCGGAAACTACGTTCCCACCGAGCTTCGCCGGTGCTACGACACGTTCGTGTTTGTGGACCGGACCAGCGCCCTCGTGCCGATCCCCCATGGCGTGGACCGCAAAGAAATTCCCGAAACCTGGCCCCAAGGCCTTTAA
- a CDS encoding DUF421 domain-containing protein yields the protein MWKARLEVSDILESARKCQGVASLQDIRHAILERDGNISIIPLAKNGG from the coding sequence TTGTGGAAGGCTCGGCTGGAAGTCAGCGACATTCTGGAGTCCGCGCGCAAATGTCAGGGCGTCGCGTCCCTGCAGGATATTCGTCACGCGATCTTAGAGCGTGACGGCAACATTTCGATCATTCCCTTGGCGAAAAACGGAGGATAA